CTTCCTAAGGTCAGGAACAGGGCAAGGTTGttgctttcaccacttctattaaacATCATACTGGTGGTTTTAGCCAATGTGAtaagacaatgaaaagaaataaaagggcataaaaacaaaaatagataaatgggactacatcaactAAAAAGTTCCTGCACAGAATAGGAAACactcaacagagtaaaaaggaaacctacagaataggagaaaatatttacaaaccatatacctgataagggattaatttccaaaatatataaggaactcctacaactcaatagcaggaaacaaaaactaaaaccaatAACCTGATTTGAAAATGGgctaaggacttgaatagacatttctccaaagacaatatacaaatggccaataggtatatgaaaagatgctcagcatctctaatcatcagggaaatgcaaatcaaaaccacaatgagatagcacttaactcagtgagaatggcctttatcaaaaagtcctaaaacaataaatgctggcgtggatgcggagagataggaacactcatacactgctggtgggactgcaaactagtgcaacctctgtggaaagcaatgtggagataccttaaacagatacaagtagacctaccatttgatccagcaatcccattactgggcatttacccaaaagaataaaagacattctataaaaaagacatctgcactcgaatgtttatagcagcacaattcacaattgcaaagatgtggaaacaacccaagtgcccatcaatacatgagtggattaataaaatgtagtatatgtataccatggagtactattcagctataagaaacagtggtgatctaacacctcttgcattttcctggatagagctggaacccattctactaagtgaagtatcccaagaatggaaaaataagcaccacatgtactccccatcaaattggtttcactgatcatcacctaagagtacatataggaataacattaattgggtgtcaggcagatgcgGGGGAGAGggtgggtgtatatatacataatgagtgtgatgcgcaccgtctggggaagggacacacttgaagctctgacttggggagtGGGGacaagagcaatatacataacctaaacttttgtacccccataatatgcagaaataataaaaaaagagaaaaatattatttttaacacattaactaccatgtgaattgtatttaactcattctaattttgagcccagggccttgtgaaacATATGTAACTGaaacatctcttcaccttgggagccacgtgaactatttttcaagttacatataactcatgcacagaaaacaacaaaaagtaacaaatttttcattaaattagaaacgatggttttgtttttgaagtttttattctttttgtaataaaacactatggccccaaggagaaatttgttttttctagtgtggcagtcaatgtgttaaagatgATAGAAGAATAAAGGAAATCTATTCCATAATCCTGGTACCCAAAGATAACTATTAGTAAGACACTGGTATAAATATTCCTGGAGATTGtctattcatatatatgtacacatactaTACACactgtttatcttttttataaaaacagaatcatagaatattaactatatacaaattatttatgattttcacaacaaccctagaAGGTATGGTttccgttttacagatgaagtaagTGAGCTGTTAAATGGCTAAACTAGCTTCAGTCCCCAGTGTATTTTATTCCAAACCCTACACTCATGCCACTTTGCCTCTGTGACTTTATCAACAGTTACAAAGCAAAACATAAAGCctgctttttgttctctctttatttcacatatttaccCTTCATAAGATATACCGATCTTTCATTAATTATACTGCCTTCATACATCAGCCTTCACTTCATATGATGGTGTATTCTTTAACTCTGTGTACCAGTACGTTGGATACAATCCGTACCTATTGCATAGGAAGCAGTGGCCCACCTCCTTGGCTCCGGGGAGTTGTAGTGAGAGGCAGACAGTGCAACTGGAATACTTTTTTGGCAGTAATGTAGCTTCCTGTCTCCTGTATAAGTAGGCCTCAGGAGGCTCTAgtgaaaaaaagaagggaaaaaaataagtagcCCTCAAAATTCAGGTGTTCAAGAAAATTGTTTCTGGTACCTAAAGAGCCTAAAGGTTTGGAGGGTAAGGGGTGGATGACACAGATGAAAAAGTGGAGACAAGTGCATTCATATGGGGACCTGGGAAGGAAGGAGCCTCAAATGGGTTCAGTAGAGACATCCTGACCACCCAGAAGGGATGGTAGCATTCAATGAATTGCTAGCAGACAGTTCACGCAGTGCCTGCTGTGATTAGCTCGCTTTTATGGAAACTTTAAAGcagaccctgtccctgccccttcTCTTGGCACCTATAGGAGACACTTTGAGACTCCGAACAATTCTGGAAGCAATACAGAAGCACATCCATTCTTCCTCCCTCATCTTCAAACTGGCCCAAGATGCATTCAAGATTGCTACTCCTACAGACAGTAGTACTGACAGCACCCTGCTCAGTGTGGCCCTGGAGCTTGGGTTACAGGTATGGAGGAAGAGTGGGCAATTCCCACTTTAGGTTTCTGGCCTAATGACAATTGGCAGAAGATAAGCTCTCTGGGGGTACTGAGCATAGACTAAGTCTGGTTCTTTTTTGTCGCCAGAATACAAATTCTAGGCTAGGCAAAAGGTAAGGACTTCATAAATTGGGCTCTACTTTTGAGATAAGACCAGAAGCTTTGGGCTCCATGTGGTCCCCAtcttctctccacctccccaTTTCTCCAAGTCAAGCAAGGTATGGTAATGAGGACACTGTTATAGGTTATAGGTCATAAGAGAAGCCTCCTATCTGATAGGTGGGGTGGGAAAGAAATTAAACTTCTCTGTGCTTACCAGGGGAGAAACTgctgtttaaagcaaaatatatatatatatatattttgcataaatgAATGGCAAGGGGAGGGAAGGTCACAGCAGTTAGACTTAGCCCACTGGAAAGGCCTGCTTTGTGCCTAGGTGATGCGGATGACCTTATCAACTCTTAACTGGAGACGCCGAGAGATGGTACGATGGTTGGTTACCTGTGCTACAGAAGTGGGTGAGTCTCCCAACTCCCTCTACCCCCAGGGGAAAGGACTTTCTAGGCCCTACTCTTAGGACAGGACAGTGAATCCTTAGAGCTCTTATATTCCAATTCCTGATGGCCTAAGAAAGGATGAGGCTGCTGGTAGGAGAAGATGGCCTCTGTTCAGCCAGCCCAAGCTCTGCCCTCACTGCTTGAACCATATCCTGATGTCAGCAGCGCTTTGAACCTCTGGTCACAGATGTGTCTGAGAGAATGAATTTTCAGCCACCAATACTCAAGTGCTCCCTTGGGAGGTAGTGGGCCCAGTGGTTTGGTCCCAGTCCCTATGTGTACTTCTAAGAAGCCCCAGGCAACTTGAAGGCTCAGGACCCTTTCTAGAGCCCAAAGTCCCAGCACAAGACTACCCTGAAAGGCCCCACTTCAGCTAGAACCCCCAGGCAGATCTGCATGCTCTGCTGCCATCCTTGTGAAGAGCTAAGAGCACTAGAGAGACTTTCAATCCTCTgactggggaaggaagggatgggaagAGACCCCAAACAGGGTCTGGCCATCTGGGATGCTCCCTTTGCCCTGGTTTACCTCAGGTCATCTCAAGGCtgctgaggaggagggagaactCGTCTCTGCAGGCCAAGTTCAAACCCCAAATGGTAATCTGGGCAGACCTGGATCAGGACCCAGATGGCCATGGCTGAGCTCAAGCTCTCCCTGACAGGTGTGCGGGCCCTGGTGAGCATCTTGCAGAGCTGGTACACACTCTTCACCCCCACCGAGGCTACTAGTATCGTAGCTGCCACAGCTGTATCCCACACCACTATCCTGCGCCTCAGCCTTGACTATCCACAGCGAGAGGAACTAGCTAGCTGTGCTCGCACGCTGGCCCTGCAGTGTGCTATGAAGGATCCACAGAGCTGTGCCCTGTCAGCCCTTACACTGTGTGAGAAGGACCACATTGCCTTTGAGGCAGCCTACCAGATTGCCATTGATGCTGCTGCCGGTGGCATGACCCATTCACAGCTCTTCACCATCGCCCGCTACATGGAGCTCCGTGGCTACCCGCTACGTGCCTTCAAGCTGGCCTCACTGGCCATGAACCATCTTAACCTGGCCTACAACCAGGACACTCACCCAGCCATCAATGATGTCCTCTGGGCGTGTGCCCTCAGCCACTCTCTGGGCAAGAACGAGCTGGCGGCCCTCATACCCCTGGTAGTGAAGAGTGTACACTGTGCCACAGTGCTTTCAGACATCCTGCGACGCTGCACAGTgactgcacctggcctggccgGCATCCCAGGCCGCCGCAGCTCTGGAAAACTCATGTCTACAGACAAAGCTCCGTTGCGCCAGCTGCTGGATGCCACCATCAATGCCTATATCAACACTACACACTCACGCCTGACACACATTAGCCCCCGCCACTATGGAGAGTTCATTGAGTTTCTGAGCAAGGCTCGGGAGACCTTTCTACTGCCCCAGGATGGCCACCTGCAATTTGCCCAGTTCATCGACAACCTCAAACAGATCtacaaaggcaagaaaaagttAATGCTGCTGGTGCGAGAGCGCTTTGGCTGAGAAAGCAGACAGCTCACCGCCAGGGCAGCCTGGGCTCCCAGGTACCATCGGTTCAGGCCAAGGACACTAAAACATTTGTCCACCCTGAGAGGACTCTGAGCACCTGTGGCTGAGGCCAAAGGACCACAGGGCTAAGGATGGGGAGAGTCCAACTCTAGCCAATATGCCTATCTTGGCAAGCTTCTCACTACAGCCCACTGTTCCTGGAGGAGCCAGGCCCTGCAGATTGATCAGATACCCACAACATGCCACCTCACGCCCCTATATCCTGCGTGTTCTGGGCATTGGCCCTCTCTCCCTCAGCAAACACAGAACACTGTCTCAGGGATCGCttaaccagagaaacagaagcatttATGGTACTGTAAATACTATAGTATATGTGTTGCCAATTATTGTAAAGTTGTAACTATTTATAATTCTGGTTCTGATTTGATGGACACTTGAAGTAGCTGTGTGTGGGAGGATATGCTTGTTTTCTGAGGAGACTCACAACCATTTCTCAGGTTTCCTTTCAGAGTGTACGCTGTTGGCAGTGGAAGAGTGGGGGTGGCAAGGAGAATAGTGGCCAGTTAGAATAAATCCCAAGTCTAGTCTATGCAGAAACCCCAGCCCACACACAGGGCATCTGTAGCCCAGTGGTGGGtgaggggcagaggccaggacTGGATTAGACCCTCACAAAGCtatgaggacactgaagctccTGCTCCTGCCTCACACAGCCTCTTCAGGAGCCTGCTGGCACCTGAGAAACAAGTGCAGGGAGAAGATGAAGGTCTGGGAAGCCTCTGAGCTCATAATATTCATCTATTCTGTCACCTTTGTGTTAGAGAGTATCTGGTTTCCTCTctaattatgtatgtgtgtgtgtatctgtatggCTAAGTATACATGTCTGTGTGCATAGATATATCTGTGCATGCCTGTCTGCGTGTACACATGTATATTTATGCATATCTGCCTCGGTTCTGTCTACATACTTGTATAAATACGTGTGTGCTGTACTGTGGGTTTCTGTGTGAGTATACTTATTTGTGTACATGTGAGAATGCATATCTGTAAGTACACTCATGTTTGTCTATGCATGTTTAGTATGTATGTGTATCTGAGTACCCATGAGTACATGTGTATAAATGTTTGTCTGCCTGCTAGCCATGTGTCTGTATGTCTTTATATGTATGACTGAGTATACTTTTACATGGAGGTGTGTCTGTGTATTCGTGTGTGAGGATCTGCATGAATGTGTCCCTTCTCTTTTGGCCAGATCTCTCTTCCCCGTTCCTTAGTCTCTTACCAGCTAAACATTTGTTCCCCATCTCTGTGCCTCCTCTTTCACCATTCTCTCTCACCAAACAAGCTTCTAAGCACCGGTCTCCCTCTGCCCTGAGATTGGCTGCTTCAGCTCCATACTGCTCACTCATACTTGGTTTCTTCCCCTGCCTTTCTACCTCAAGCTTTCTCTGCCTGCTTCTGTCACAGTCTCATTGGTCACTGATTTGGAGGCTGGGGCTGGTAGGCACTTGGCCTTTCCCTTCCTTATTTCTAGCCCTAGTAGTCAACCCTAGGGTTCCTGCTACCTTCCTGACCCCTATGTAGGATTAGCCTGGAATTGGTATAGGAGGTAGCAACAGCATTCAGAAGAGTCAGTTGGATACCAGTGTCTTGGTGGTGTTTACTGTTCATGTCTTAGTTCCCAAGTTGAGGGTAGGGTTTGATAGGGAAGGGGTGGATAGCTAGAGTGTGAACTAAGGACCtgtctgctttattttcctttctttgacaAACTGTTTATGTTACCTTTTTTAGTCCAAACTGACCAATAAGTTGTATTTGCTATTTGTGGCTACTAAAGTCTTACTGTCCAGCCAAGGGCCCCTACAACATCTCAGCCCAATGGGTTGgtaaaaaaaagagaagccacTCCCATTTCTGTATCACAACTGCCCTTTTTTTTAGCAAGTGTGTGAACTCACAGTGCTTTTCTATGAATAAATCATGGATCACAGAAAACATCATTTTTCTAAAAGCAGAAATTGTGTTCTCTCAGTAAATGAGgcccttctctcctttctgcaTTGCCTTGCCTGGGCCAGGTTGCTGGTTGGGCCTACAACACAGTGGATTCCTAGTGGTCCAAAGAGATGCagaatgacagataaagaatttccTGCCATGCCAGACCCCTCTCCAGAGCTCACAGACACCTCAGACCCTTATTTTAGGAAGTAGGTGCCACCATGTTGGGCAGAATCACCAAGATCCTGAGAAAATTAGAGGGTATACTCAGAAAAGAATGTAAAGTAACCCTGAGTGCTAGAGGGCCTTTTGGTTTCAGTGGCCTTCTCACCTTGGTGATGAACTAGTCTAAGGCTCTCATCCTAAGCAACCTAGCTCTGAGCCTTCATGTCCTCCTCATCTTTTGGTGTCAAAGTTGAAGATCCCTCAGCTTCTCCTGCTCACCTAGACCCCATCTTCCTCCCTATGCCTCTCTGAAGTGTTCTAACCACTTCTGTGCCCTCCTTTGACACATACTCCCCAGACACAAAGCCCTATCAATTTGGCCTTTGTATGCTATGAGTACCTCACTCCTTTCTCTGCACATGTCACAACCACAACTGCTAGGAAGCTCTACCCTACTCAGCATAGCTCTGAGGCTTGGTTATCTGAGAGGAAGATGGCAGTTAGAACCCTGACATTAAGTGCTATAGTACATAAATTCACTGATACCTGACCCCCATGACTTGTAGAGAGGAGAGGATGTAGAGAGAGGCCCCAGGGAAGGAGCAAAGACTAAGAGGGAACTGAGGATAAGGGTACAAATCTTTCACAAACAAAGCTACATACTAGACTCCAACCCTGGAACTTTTATTCTTCGGGAAACAATCAATCATCTTTGTTAGTGGTATTTGAAGGTAAAGGTGTATGTCAGTTCTGGTGAAGCAGACGTGAGTGTTTATGCACAGCATCCACAAAGGCCCCTACGTGTTCCGGATCCATATCAGGATAAAGTCCATGGCCTAGGTTGGCAATGTAGCGTTGTGGCCCAAAGTCATCCAGCATCTGCTGCACCAGCCTCCCAATCTCCTCCTGGGGGAACAACAGGGCACTGGCTATGGGGAGGCCAGCAAGCCTCTGCCCTCCCCATACACAATAGCAACACACATACATAGGTATGCTTCTACTCAGTGTTACTCATTCAGTCATTAACTGAACAAAATTTATCAATGCTTAGTATGGGCCAGGCACTAAGAAAACACAAacgaacaacaaaaaaatttctgtCTTCCTAAGGCTTACATCATGCATATAGGGCAGACGGGAAGACAGATATAAAAATGCACACATAATACGACTATGTCCACAGCCATAGGAGGGCACAGAGAAACTCCCACACACATATAGGGGCCCTGGTTGTTACCTTAGACGCATACAGGGCACAGGGGTCCAGGTTGCCCTGCAAGGTCACCATCTTCCCCACACGCTCCCTGGAAGCAG
Above is a window of Lemur catta isolate mLemCat1 chromosome 3, mLemCat1.pri, whole genome shotgun sequence DNA encoding:
- the ZSWIM5 gene encoding zinc finger SWIM domain-containing protein 5 — translated: MLRLREHVPTACARVDALRSHGYPKEALRLTVAIINTLRLQQQRQLEIYKHQKKELLQRGTTTITNLEGWVGHPLDPIGCLFLTLTEACRLNDDGYLEVSEQSENMNESRPPVYQHVSVAASCPDSSESYLSLALEVALMGMGQQRVMPEGLYAQDKVCRNEEQLLSQLQELQLDDELVQTLQKQCLLLLEGGPFSGLGEVIHQESVPMHTFAKYLFSALLPHDPDLSYKLGLRAMRLPVLENSASAGDTSHPHHMVSVVPSRYPRWFTLGHLESQQCELASTMLTAAKGDTLRLRTILEAIQKHIHSSSLIFKLAQDAFKIATPTDSSTDSTLLSVALELGLQVMRMTLSTLNWRRREMVRWLVTCATEVGVRALVSILQSWYTLFTPTEATSIVAATAVSHTTILRLSLDYPQREELASCARTLALQCAMKDPQSCALSALTLCEKDHIAFEAAYQIAIDAAAGGMTHSQLFTIARYMELRGYPLRAFKLASLAMNHLNLAYNQDTHPAINDVLWACALSHSLGKNELAALIPLVVKSVHCATVLSDILRRCTVTAPGLAGIPGRRSSGKLMSTDKAPLRQLLDATINAYINTTHSRLTHISPRHYGEFIEFLSKARETFLLPQDGHLQFAQFIDNLKQIYKGKKKLMLLVRERFG